The following are from one region of the Jeongeupia sp. USM3 genome:
- the gltB gene encoding glutamate synthase large subunit codes for MDPAKPEQQGLYDPANEHDACGVGFIAHVKGQKSHSIVEQGLLILKNLDHRGAVGADALAGDGAGILIQIPDVLYREEMAKQGVVLPPVGEYGVGMVFLPQEAASRAACQEEIERATRAEGQVVLGWRDVPVNATMPMSPAVKAKEPVIRQIFIGRGPDVLVTDALERKLYVIRKDASHAIRRLKLTHGHEFYVPSFSARTVNYKGLLLADQVGVYYHDLADARCVSALALVHQRFSTNTFPTWDLAHPFRMIAHNGEINTVRGNVNWIRAREGAISSPVLGDSLNKVWPLIYPGQSDSASFDNALELLVMGGYSLAQAVMMMIPEAWEKHTLMGENRRGFYEYHAAMMEPWDGPAAVAFTDGRQIGATLDRNGLRPARYLVTKDDLVVMASESGVLPIADERIAQKWRLQPGKMFLIDMEQGRIIDDKEIKDGLANAKPYREWVDKIRIKLDEVQDALEAPKSPCSSLLDCQQAFGYTQEDIKVILKPMAENGEEATGSMGNDSALTVLSGKAKPLYNYFRQLFAQVTNPPIDPIREDLVMSLVSFIGPKPNLLNPADINPPIRLEVSQPVLSATDIEKIRHIGKYTGGKFRSHELNICYPAAWGKAGIEARLASLAAEAEDAVKGGANILIVSDRKLDAANVAIPALLATSAVHQHLVKQGLRTSTGLVVETGSARETHHFALLGGFGAEAVHPYLAMATLADFAGGDAELASRYQKHFIKAVGKGLMKVMSKMGISTYMSYTGAQIFEAVGLQKALVDKYFTGTSSNVEGIGLFEVAEEALKLHTAAFSTDPVLADALDAGGDYAFRIRGEDHLWTPDSIAKLQHATRSGQYSTYKEYAALINDQTKRHLTLRGLFEIRPVGAPVPLDEVESAKEIVKRFATGAMSLGSISTEAHSTLALAMNRIGGKSNTGEGGEDAKRFIPLKAGQTLSEVIGKSRIERDYTFKEGDSLRSAIKQVASGRFGVTAEYLVNADQIQIKMAQGAKPGEGGQLPGHKVSEYIGFLRHSVPGVGLISPPPHHDIYSIEDLAQLIHDLKNVNAQASISVKLVSEVGVGTVAAGVTKAKADHLVIAGHDGGTGASPQSSIKHAGSSWELGLAETQQTLVLNRLRGRVRVQVDGQMKTGRDVVIGALLGADEFGFATAPLVVEGCIMMRKCHLNTCPVGVATQDPELRRRFTGQPEHVVNYFFFVAEEVRELMASLGVRRFDELIGRADLLDKRAGIEHWKAQGLDFSKVFHLPAVDAAEPRLHVDVQDHGLEKSLDNVLVAKAQTALDTGAKVAIETSIINVNRTVGAMLSGEVARRYGNAGLPDDTINVRLNGTAGQSFAAFLAKGITFELVGEGNDYVGKGLSGGRIIVRPAAGFVCDTAANIIVGNTVMYGATDGEAFLAGVGGERFAVRNSGATAVVEGVGDHGCEYMTGGTVVVLGNTGRNFAAGMSGGIAYVFDEDGGFADRCNMAQVALEAVLPAGEQSADEPRHRDLADETQLKSLVERHAALTGSNRAKAILADWDASRARFIKVYPNEYRRALKELAAAKAEQQKEIA; via the coding sequence ATGGACCCGGCAAAGCCCGAGCAGCAGGGGCTGTACGACCCTGCCAATGAACACGACGCCTGTGGCGTCGGCTTTATCGCCCATGTGAAGGGGCAGAAGAGTCATTCGATCGTCGAGCAGGGTTTGCTGATCCTGAAGAACCTCGACCACCGCGGCGCCGTCGGTGCCGACGCGCTCGCCGGCGACGGCGCGGGCATCCTGATCCAGATTCCGGACGTGCTCTATCGCGAGGAAATGGCAAAGCAGGGCGTGGTACTGCCACCGGTCGGCGAATACGGCGTCGGCATGGTGTTCCTGCCGCAGGAAGCCGCGTCGCGTGCAGCCTGTCAGGAAGAAATCGAACGTGCGACGCGCGCCGAAGGCCAGGTCGTCCTTGGCTGGCGTGACGTCCCGGTCAACGCGACGATGCCGATGTCGCCGGCGGTCAAGGCCAAGGAGCCGGTGATCCGGCAGATTTTCATCGGCCGCGGTCCGGACGTTCTGGTTACCGACGCGCTCGAACGCAAGCTCTACGTGATCCGCAAGGACGCCAGCCATGCGATCCGCCGCCTGAAGCTGACTCACGGCCACGAGTTCTACGTGCCGTCGTTCTCGGCGCGCACCGTCAACTACAAGGGCCTGCTGCTCGCCGACCAGGTCGGCGTCTACTACCACGACCTCGCCGATGCACGCTGCGTCTCGGCGCTGGCGCTGGTCCACCAGCGTTTCTCGACCAATACCTTCCCGACATGGGATCTGGCGCATCCGTTCCGGATGATCGCGCACAACGGTGAAATCAACACCGTACGCGGCAACGTCAACTGGATCCGTGCGCGCGAAGGCGCAATCAGCTCGCCGGTGCTCGGCGACAGCCTGAACAAGGTCTGGCCGCTGATCTACCCGGGACAGTCCGACTCGGCGTCGTTCGACAACGCGCTCGAACTGCTGGTGATGGGCGGCTACTCGCTCGCGCAGGCGGTGATGATGATGATTCCGGAAGCGTGGGAAAAGCACACGCTGATGGGCGAAAACCGCCGCGGTTTCTACGAATACCACGCCGCAATGATGGAACCGTGGGACGGCCCGGCCGCCGTGGCATTCACCGACGGCCGCCAGATCGGCGCGACGCTGGACCGCAACGGCCTGCGCCCGGCGCGTTACCTCGTGACCAAGGACGACCTCGTCGTGATGGCGTCCGAATCGGGCGTGCTGCCGATCGCTGACGAGCGCATTGCGCAGAAGTGGCGTCTGCAGCCGGGCAAGATGTTCCTGATCGACATGGAACAGGGCCGCATCATCGACGACAAGGAAATCAAGGACGGCCTCGCCAACGCCAAGCCGTACCGCGAGTGGGTCGACAAGATCCGCATCAAGCTCGACGAGGTGCAGGACGCGCTCGAGGCACCGAAGTCGCCCTGTAGCAGCCTGCTCGACTGCCAGCAGGCCTTCGGCTACACGCAGGAAGACATCAAGGTCATCCTCAAACCGATGGCCGAGAACGGCGAAGAAGCCACCGGCTCGATGGGCAACGACTCGGCGCTGACCGTGCTCTCGGGCAAGGCCAAGCCGCTGTACAACTATTTCCGCCAGCTGTTCGCCCAGGTGACCAATCCGCCGATCGACCCGATCCGCGAAGACCTGGTGATGTCGCTGGTGTCGTTCATCGGCCCGAAGCCGAACCTCTTGAACCCGGCCGACATCAACCCGCCGATCCGCCTCGAAGTGTCGCAGCCGGTGCTGTCGGCGACCGACATCGAGAAGATCCGCCACATCGGCAAGTACACCGGCGGCAAGTTCCGTTCGCACGAGCTGAACATCTGTTACCCGGCGGCGTGGGGCAAGGCCGGCATCGAGGCACGCCTTGCGTCGCTCGCGGCCGAAGCCGAAGACGCGGTCAAGGGCGGCGCCAACATCCTGATCGTGTCGGACCGCAAGCTCGACGCGGCCAATGTCGCGATTCCGGCGCTGCTGGCGACGTCGGCGGTGCACCAGCATCTGGTCAAGCAGGGCCTGCGCACCAGCACCGGCCTCGTCGTCGAAACCGGTTCGGCGCGCGAAACGCACCATTTCGCACTGCTCGGCGGTTTCGGTGCCGAAGCGGTCCACCCGTATCTGGCGATGGCCACGCTGGCCGATTTCGCGGGCGGTGATGCCGAACTCGCGAGCCGTTACCAGAAGCATTTCATCAAGGCGGTCGGCAAGGGCCTGATGAAGGTGATGTCCAAGATGGGCATCTCGACCTACATGTCGTACACCGGTGCGCAGATCTTCGAAGCGGTCGGCCTGCAGAAGGCGCTGGTCGACAAGTACTTCACCGGCACCAGCTCGAACGTCGAAGGCATCGGCCTGTTCGAAGTCGCCGAAGAAGCGCTCAAATTGCACACCGCTGCGTTCTCCACCGACCCGGTGCTCGCCGACGCACTCGACGCCGGCGGCGACTACGCGTTCCGCATCCGTGGCGAAGACCACCTGTGGACGCCGGACTCGATCGCCAAGCTGCAGCACGCCACGCGCTCGGGCCAGTATTCGACGTACAAGGAATACGCGGCGCTGATCAACGACCAGACCAAGCGGCACCTGACGCTGCGTGGCCTGTTCGAAATCAGGCCGGTCGGTGCGCCGGTGCCGCTCGACGAAGTCGAGTCGGCCAAGGAGATCGTCAAGCGTTTCGCCACCGGCGCGATGAGCCTTGGCTCGATCTCGACCGAAGCGCACAGCACGCTGGCACTGGCGATGAACCGGATCGGCGGCAAGAGCAATACCGGCGAAGGCGGTGAGGATGCCAAGCGCTTCATCCCGCTCAAGGCCGGCCAGACGCTGTCCGAAGTGATCGGCAAGAGCCGGATCGAGCGCGACTACACCTTCAAGGAAGGCGACAGCCTGCGCTCGGCGATCAAGCAGGTCGCGTCGGGCCGATTCGGCGTCACCGCCGAATACCTCGTCAACGCCGACCAGATCCAGATCAAGATGGCGCAGGGCGCCAAGCCGGGCGAAGGCGGCCAGCTGCCGGGCCACAAGGTGTCCGAATACATCGGCTTCCTGCGCCACTCGGTGCCGGGCGTCGGGCTGATCTCGCCGCCGCCGCACCACGACATCTACTCGATCGAGGATCTGGCGCAGCTGATCCACGACCTGAAGAACGTCAATGCGCAGGCGTCGATCTCGGTCAAGCTCGTCTCGGAAGTCGGCGTCGGCACCGTTGCCGCCGGCGTGACCAAGGCCAAGGCCGACCATCTGGTGATCGCCGGCCATGACGGCGGCACCGGTGCCAGCCCGCAATCGTCGATCAAGCATGCCGGTTCGTCGTGGGAACTCGGCCTGGCCGAGACCCAGCAGACGCTGGTGCTGAACCGCCTGCGCGGCCGTGTCCGCGTCCAGGTCGACGGCCAGATGAAGACCGGCCGCGACGTTGTCATCGGCGCGCTGCTCGGCGCCGACGAGTTCGGCTTCGCGACCGCGCCGCTGGTCGTCGAAGGCTGCATCATGATGCGCAAGTGCCACCTGAACACCTGCCCGGTCGGCGTCGCGACGCAAGACCCGGAGCTGCGCCGCCGCTTTACCGGCCAGCCCGAGCACGTGGTCAACTACTTCTTCTTCGTTGCCGAAGAGGTGCGCGAGCTGATGGCCAGCCTCGGCGTGCGTCGTTTCGACGAACTGATCGGCCGTGCCGACCTGCTGGACAAGCGCGCCGGCATCGAACACTGGAAGGCGCAGGGTCTGGACTTCAGCAAGGTGTTCCACCTGCCGGCGGTCGACGCTGCCGAGCCGCGCCTGCACGTCGACGTGCAGGACCACGGCCTCGAGAAGTCGCTCGACAACGTGCTGGTCGCCAAGGCGCAGACCGCGCTCGACACCGGCGCCAAGGTGGCGATCGAGACGTCGATCATCAACGTCAACCGGACCGTCGGCGCGATGCTGTCGGGCGAGGTCGCGCGCCGCTATGGCAACGCCGGCCTGCCGGACGACACGATCAACGTTCGCCTGAACGGCACGGCCGGCCAGAGCTTCGCGGCCTTCCTCGCCAAGGGCATCACCTTCGAGCTGGTCGGCGAAGGCAACGACTACGTCGGCAAGGGCCTGTCGGGTGGGCGGATCATCGTGCGCCCGGCCGCCGGTTTCGTTTGCGATACCGCGGCCAACATCATCGTCGGCAACACCGTGATGTACGGCGCGACCGATGGCGAGGCCTTCCTCGCCGGTGTCGGCGGCGAACGCTTTGCCGTGCGCAACTCGGGTGCGACCGCCGTCGTCGAAGGCGTCGGCGACCACGGTTGCGAATACATGACCGGCGGCACCGTCGTCGTGCTCGGCAACACCGGCCGCAACTTCGCCGCCGGCATGTCGGGCGGCATCGCCTATGTCTTCGACGAGGACGGCGGTTTTGCCGACCGCTGCAATATGGCGCAGGTCGCGCTCGAAGCGGTCCTGCCGGCCGGCGAGCAATCGGCGGACGAGCCGCGTCACCGCGATCTGGCCGACGAAACCCAGCTCAAGTCGCTGGTCGAACGTCATGCCGCACTGACCGGCAGCAACCGGGCCAAGGCCATCCTGGCCGACTGGGACGCGAGCCGTGCCCGCTTCATCAAGGTCTATCCGAACGAATACCGCCGCGCGCTCAAGGAACTGGCCGCCGCGAAGGCAGAGCAGCAGAAGGAGATTGCATAA
- a CDS encoding glutamate synthase subunit beta: MGKPTGFLEFERVSESYAPVAERVTHYREFVARLVDDAAKTQGARCMDCGIPFCNNGCPVNNVIPDWNDLVFRGNWQDALAVLHSTNNFPEFTGRICPAPCEAACTLGINADPVGIKSIERYIVDKGWEEGWIKPQIAPVKTGKLVAVVGSGPAGLAAAQQLARAGHAVTVFEKNDRVGGLLRYGIPDFKLDKSVIDRRMGQLEAEGVSFRTSTIVAVDGKLPAGIINDAKTVVTPDQLKAEFDAVILAGGAEVPRDLPVPGRELAGVHYALEFLIPQNKTVAGDGANPISATGKHVVVIGGGDTGSDCVGTSNRHGAVAVTQLEVMPMPPEQENKAMTWPYWPLKLRTSSSHEEGVERDFAVMTKEFVGENGKLTAIKAVRVEWQDGKLVEVAGSEFEIKADLVFLAMGFTNPVASILEGFGVERDGRGNTKATTDGEGCYATNVAKVFAAGDVRRGQSLVVWAIREGRQAAREVDAFLMGSSLLPR, from the coding sequence ATGGGCAAGCCCACAGGGTTTCTCGAATTCGAGCGCGTCTCGGAAAGCTATGCGCCGGTTGCCGAGCGCGTGACCCACTACCGCGAATTCGTCGCGCGTCTGGTCGACGACGCGGCGAAGACGCAAGGCGCGCGCTGCATGGACTGCGGCATTCCGTTCTGCAACAACGGCTGCCCGGTCAACAACGTCATTCCGGACTGGAATGACCTCGTGTTCCGCGGCAACTGGCAGGACGCGCTGGCGGTGCTGCACTCGACCAACAACTTCCCCGAGTTCACCGGCCGCATCTGCCCGGCGCCGTGCGAAGCGGCCTGTACGCTCGGCATCAACGCCGATCCGGTCGGCATCAAGTCGATCGAGCGCTACATCGTCGACAAGGGCTGGGAAGAGGGCTGGATCAAGCCGCAGATCGCGCCGGTGAAGACCGGCAAGCTTGTGGCCGTCGTCGGCTCGGGCCCGGCCGGACTCGCTGCCGCGCAGCAGCTGGCGCGTGCCGGTCATGCGGTGACCGTGTTCGAAAAGAACGATCGCGTCGGCGGCCTGCTGCGCTACGGCATTCCCGACTTCAAGCTCGACAAGAGCGTGATCGACCGCCGGATGGGCCAGCTCGAAGCCGAAGGCGTGAGCTTCCGCACCTCGACCATCGTCGCGGTCGACGGCAAGCTGCCGGCCGGCATCATCAACGACGCCAAGACCGTGGTGACGCCGGACCAGCTCAAGGCCGAGTTCGACGCGGTGATCCTCGCCGGTGGCGCCGAAGTACCGCGCGACCTGCCGGTGCCGGGGCGCGAGCTCGCCGGCGTGCATTACGCGCTCGAGTTCCTGATTCCGCAGAACAAGACCGTCGCCGGTGACGGCGCCAACCCGATTTCGGCGACGGGCAAGCACGTCGTCGTGATCGGCGGCGGTGACACCGGTTCGGACTGCGTCGGCACGTCGAACCGTCACGGCGCCGTTGCGGTGACGCAGCTCGAAGTGATGCCGATGCCGCCGGAGCAGGAAAACAAGGCAATGACGTGGCCGTACTGGCCGCTCAAGCTGCGCACGTCGTCGAGCCACGAAGAAGGCGTCGAACGCGATTTCGCCGTGATGACCAAGGAATTCGTCGGCGAAAACGGCAAGCTCACCGCGATCAAGGCCGTCCGTGTCGAATGGCAGGACGGCAAGCTGGTCGAAGTCGCCGGCAGCGAATTCGAGATCAAGGCCGATCTCGTCTTCCTGGCGATGGGCTTCACCAATCCGGTTGCGAGCATCCTCGAGGGCTTCGGCGTCGAGCGCGACGGCCGCGGCAACACCAAGGCGACAACCGATGGCGAAGGTTGCTACGCGACCAACGTCGCCAAGGTCTTTGCCGCCGGCGACGTCCGCCGTGGCCAGTCGCTGGTGGTGTGGGCGATCCGTGAAGGGCGTCAGGCGGCACGCGAGGTCGATGCCTTCCTGATGGGCAGCTCGCTGCTGCCGCGCTGA
- the gltB gene encoding glutamate synthase large subunit: MDRQSWLGGTLYHPRFEQDSCGFGLIAQMDDKPSHWLVQTAISSLACLTHRGAVAADGKSGDGCGLLFRKPDGFLRTVAAEIGLTLAEQYAAGIVFHANDAALGAASLSNLRNALEGQGLIVAGFRDVPVDIEACGEYALRTLPTIKQVFVNAPAGLDGKVFERKLYQARRLAEKANAADASFYIPTLNPHVLSYKGLVTPDNLPVFYLDLKDERFESSLAVYHQRFSTNTWPQWKLAQPFRFLAHNGEINTVAGNRLWAKAREAIMDSEHLDMDSVRPIVQTNGSDSMSLDNMLEGLMMGGVDIFRAFRMLVPPAWQNVDSNDRDLRAFYEYNSMHMEPWDGPAGLVWTDGRYAGCALDRNGLRPARYVITKDRHLTIASEIGVWNYKPEDVVKKGRVKPGQIVAVDLATGDFLDTETIDNRLKAAKPYREWIKHHAQQLEIADDKGVLPAMDAQTRLTFQKQFQLTFEERDAIVRVLASDGAEAIGSMGDDTPMAVLSEKVRSPFDYLRQQFAQVTNPPIDPIREAIVMSLNTVFGPERNLFVETEDNARRLEVRSPVLSSDKFDTLTSQTDPFYKSATFDLSFVAGETTLKAAIEALQAAVLRSVNDDGTVIVVLSDKNIAKGRLPIPALFATGAVNHALVEAGLRCKTNIIVETATARDPHHFACLIGYGATAVFPYLAYQTIIELVDLGQVDGPLAKATNNFRKGINKGLMKILSKMGISTIASYRGSQLFEGVGIGEEVVGLCLKGTVSRIGGADFADFEADQLKLNKLAFNPMRPLAQGGLLKYVFGEEYHAYNPDVVMQLQKAVQGGEYKEYTKYAELVNNRPVAMLRDLMSLKLDTAKAIAVDEVESVEAILKRFDSAGMSLGALSPEAHEALAEGMNRLGGRSNSGEGGEDASRYGTMKMSKIKQVASGRFGVTPHYLVNAEVLQIKVAQGAKPGEGGQLPGDKVSPLIAKLRCSKPGISLISPPPHHDIYSIEDLAQLIFDLKQVNPDALVSVKLVAEPGVGTIAAGVAKAYADLITISGYDGGTGASPLASVKYAGSPFELGLTEAQQVLRANGLRGRVRVQADGGLKTGLDVIKAAMMGAESFGFGTGPMVALGCKYLRICHLNNCATGVATQEIKLRSKYFTGLPDMVVNYFTFIAMETREWMAKLGIRTMEELIGRTDLLDVAAGATERQQKLKLDVLLSQGAIPATEPRFCVEDSNPSFDKGELAEQMVVDALAGIKAKTAQRFEYDVRNVNRSIGARLSGEIAKAHGADGLPDDCLHIKLNGSAGQSLGVWNARGLTIEVEGDANDYTGKGMAGGKLVVYPPKGSGFKSDEGVIVGNTCLYGATGGEFFAAGRGGERFAVRNSGATAVVEGVGDHGCEYMTGGAVIVLGETGYNFGAGMTGGFALVYDRGEKFAYRYNNELIDINLINGEAYGAVRAFLREKLNQHVALTDSSKAKELLANFDEATDYFWLVKPKVAKLDDLLKD, encoded by the coding sequence ATGGATAGACAAAGCTGGTTGGGGGGTACCCTCTACCATCCTCGATTCGAGCAGGATAGTTGCGGTTTCGGTCTGATCGCCCAGATGGACGACAAGCCCAGCCACTGGCTGGTGCAGACCGCGATCTCTTCGCTGGCCTGTCTGACCCACCGTGGCGCCGTTGCCGCCGACGGCAAGTCCGGTGACGGTTGCGGCCTGCTGTTCCGCAAGCCGGACGGTTTCCTGCGCACCGTTGCTGCCGAGATCGGCCTGACCCTTGCCGAGCAGTATGCTGCCGGTATCGTGTTTCACGCCAATGATGCCGCGCTCGGCGCAGCGTCGCTGTCGAATCTGCGCAACGCGCTCGAAGGCCAGGGGCTGATCGTTGCCGGCTTCCGCGACGTGCCGGTCGATATCGAAGCATGCGGCGAATACGCGCTGCGTACCTTGCCGACGATCAAACAAGTGTTCGTCAATGCGCCGGCCGGGCTCGACGGCAAGGTTTTCGAGCGCAAGCTCTACCAGGCGCGCCGTCTGGCCGAGAAGGCCAATGCGGCCGACGCCTCGTTCTACATCCCGACGCTGAATCCGCACGTGCTGTCGTACAAGGGGCTGGTGACACCGGACAACCTGCCGGTGTTCTACCTCGACCTGAAGGACGAGCGCTTCGAATCGTCGCTGGCGGTCTACCACCAGCGCTTCTCGACCAATACCTGGCCGCAGTGGAAGCTGGCGCAGCCGTTCCGCTTCCTTGCGCACAACGGCGAAATCAATACCGTTGCCGGCAACCGGCTGTGGGCCAAGGCGCGCGAAGCGATCATGGATTCCGAACACCTGGACATGGACTCGGTTCGCCCGATCGTCCAGACCAACGGTTCGGACTCGATGAGCCTCGACAACATGCTCGAAGGCCTGATGATGGGCGGCGTCGACATCTTCCGCGCCTTCCGGATGCTGGTGCCGCCGGCGTGGCAGAACGTCGACTCGAACGACCGCGACCTGCGCGCGTTCTACGAATACAACTCGATGCACATGGAGCCGTGGGACGGCCCGGCCGGCCTCGTCTGGACCGACGGCCGCTACGCCGGCTGCGCGCTCGACCGCAACGGCCTGCGCCCGGCGCGCTACGTGATCACCAAGGACCGCCACCTGACGATCGCGTCGGAAATCGGCGTCTGGAACTACAAGCCCGAGGACGTGGTGAAGAAGGGCCGGGTCAAACCGGGCCAGATCGTTGCCGTCGACCTTGCGACCGGTGATTTCCTCGACACCGAGACCATCGACAACCGCCTCAAGGCCGCCAAGCCCTACCGCGAGTGGATCAAGCACCACGCGCAGCAGCTCGAGATCGCCGACGACAAGGGCGTGCTGCCGGCGATGGATGCGCAAACGCGGCTGACGTTCCAGAAACAGTTCCAGCTGACGTTCGAAGAGCGTGACGCGATCGTGCGCGTGCTCGCCAGCGACGGTGCCGAAGCGATCGGCTCGATGGGCGACGACACGCCGATGGCCGTACTGAGCGAAAAGGTCCGCTCGCCGTTCGACTACCTGCGCCAGCAGTTCGCGCAGGTGACCAACCCGCCGATCGACCCGATCCGCGAAGCGATCGTGATGTCGCTGAACACCGTGTTCGGCCCCGAGCGCAACCTGTTTGTCGAAACCGAAGACAATGCGCGCCGGCTCGAAGTGCGCTCGCCGGTGCTCTCCTCCGACAAGTTCGACACGCTGACCAGCCAGACCGATCCGTTCTACAAGTCGGCGACGTTCGACCTGAGCTTCGTCGCCGGCGAAACGACGCTGAAGGCTGCGATCGAAGCGCTGCAGGCTGCGGTGCTGAGGTCGGTGAACGATGACGGCACCGTCATCGTCGTGCTGTCGGACAAGAACATCGCCAAAGGCAGGTTGCCGATCCCGGCGCTGTTCGCCACCGGCGCGGTCAACCACGCGCTGGTCGAGGCCGGCCTGCGCTGCAAGACCAACATCATCGTCGAGACCGCGACCGCGCGCGACCCGCACCACTTCGCCTGCCTGATCGGCTATGGCGCGACCGCGGTGTTCCCGTACCTCGCGTACCAGACCATCATCGAGCTGGTCGATCTCGGCCAGGTCGATGGCCCGCTCGCCAAGGCGACCAACAACTTCCGCAAGGGCATCAACAAGGGTCTGATGAAGATCCTCTCGAAGATGGGGATCTCGACGATCGCGTCCTACCGCGGCTCGCAGCTGTTCGAAGGCGTCGGCATCGGCGAGGAAGTCGTCGGCCTGTGTCTCAAGGGCACCGTGTCGCGGATCGGCGGCGCCGACTTCGCCGACTTCGAGGCCGACCAGCTCAAGCTCAACAAGCTCGCGTTCAACCCGATGCGCCCGCTGGCGCAGGGCGGCCTGCTCAAGTACGTGTTCGGCGAGGAATACCACGCCTACAACCCGGACGTGGTGATGCAGCTGCAGAAGGCGGTGCAGGGCGGCGAGTACAAGGAGTACACCAAGTACGCCGAGCTGGTGAACAACCGCCCGGTGGCGATGCTGCGCGACCTGATGTCGCTGAAGCTCGATACCGCCAAGGCGATCGCCGTCGACGAGGTCGAATCGGTCGAAGCCATCCTCAAGCGCTTCGACTCGGCCGGCATGTCGCTCGGCGCCCTGAGCCCGGAAGCGCACGAGGCGCTGGCCGAAGGCATGAACCGCCTCGGCGGCCGCTCGAACTCGGGCGAAGGCGGCGAGGATGCATCGCGCTACGGCACGATGAAGATGTCCAAGATCAAGCAGGTCGCGTCGGGCCGTTTCGGCGTCACGCCGCATTACCTCGTCAATGCCGAAGTGCTGCAGATCAAGGTCGCGCAGGGTGCCAAACCGGGCGAAGGCGGCCAGCTGCCGGGTGACAAGGTCAGCCCGCTGATTGCCAAGCTGCGCTGCTCGAAGCCGGGCATCAGCCTGATCTCGCCGCCGCCGCACCACGACATCTACTCGATCGAAGACCTGGCACAGCTGATTTTCGACCTGAAGCAGGTCAACCCGGATGCGCTGGTGTCGGTGAAGCTCGTCGCCGAACCGGGCGTCGGCACGATTGCCGCCGGTGTGGCCAAGGCCTATGCCGACCTGATCACGATCTCGGGCTACGACGGCGGCACCGGTGCGTCGCCGCTGGCGTCGGTCAAGTACGCCGGTTCGCCGTTCGAGCTCGGCCTGACCGAAGCGCAGCAGGTGCTGCGTGCCAACGGTCTGCGCGGCCGCGTCCGCGTTCAGGCCGACGGTGGCCTGAAGACCGGCCTCGACGTGATCAAGGCCGCGATGATGGGCGCCGAAAGCTTCGGCTTCGGCACCGGCCCGATGGTCGCGCTCGGCTGCAAGTACTTGCGGATCTGCCACCTGAACAACTGCGCGACCGGTGTCGCGACGCAGGAAATCAAGCTGCGTTCGAAGTACTTCACCGGCCTGCCGGATATGGTCGTCAACTATTTCACCTTCATCGCGATGGAAACGCGCGAATGGATGGCGAAGCTCGGCATCCGGACGATGGAAGAGCTGATCGGCCGCACCGACCTGCTCGACGTCGCCGCCGGCGCCACCGAACGGCAGCAGAAGCTCAAGCTCGACGTGCTGCTGAGCCAGGGCGCGATCCCGGCGACCGAGCCGCGTTTCTGCGTCGAGGACAGCAACCCGTCGTTCGACAAGGGCGAGCTGGCCGAGCAGATGGTCGTCGACGCGCTCGCCGGCATCAAGGCGAAGACCGCGCAGCGCTTCGAGTACGACGTGCGCAACGTCAACCGCTCGATCGGCGCGCGGCTGTCCGGCGAGATCGCCAAGGCCCACGGCGCCGACGGCCTGCCGGATGACTGCCTGCACATCAAGCTCAACGGTTCGGCCGGCCAGAGTCTGGGCGTCTGGAACGCCAGGGGCCTGACGATCGAGGTGGAAGGCGATGCCAACGATTACACCGGCAAGGGCATGGCCGGCGGCAAGCTCGTCGTCTACCCGCCCAAGGGCAGCGGCTTCAAGTCGGACGAGGGCGTGATCGTCGGCAACACCTGCCTGTACGGCGCAACCGGCGGCGAATTCTTCGCCGCGGGCCGTGGCGGCGAGCGGTTTGCCGTGCGCAACTCGGGTGCGACGGCGGTCGTCGAGGGCGTGGGCGACCACGGCTGCGAATACATGACCGGCGGCGCGGTGATCGTGCTCGGCGAGACCGGCTACAACTTCGGTGCCGGCATGACCGGCGGCTTCGCGCTCGTTTACGACCGCGGCGAGAAGTTCGCCTACCGCTACAACAACGAGCTGATCGACATCAACCTGATCAACGGCGAAGCCTACGGCGCGGTCCGCGCGTTCCTGCGCGAGAAGCTGAACCAGCACGTCGCGCTGACGGATTCGTCGAAGGCGAAAGAGCTGCTGGCGAACTTCGACGAAGCGACCGACTACTTCTGGCTGGTCAAGCCCAAGGTCGCCAAGCTCGACGATCTGCTGAAAGACTGA